The Raphanus sativus cultivar WK10039 chromosome 6, ASM80110v3, whole genome shotgun sequence sequence TTTCATTGTCTCACCAATTCAACATATATTGCATCAGACACAAACGAGTTCTCACCATTCTCATTTTTCtccattttctttcaaaaataattgCTCAATCTCATCTTCACcactttcagaaaaaaaaaacttatcattTTATGGCATCTTCTTCTCATATAAATTTTCAAGGATCATTTGATGAAGAGTTCgatcaagcatttgatcaatattTTGATCAAGCATTCGATCAATATTTCGATCAAACATTTGAGAATTTCGATCAAGAAGATGAAAGGATGCCAAGAGAAAAACGAGGTTTTATCGAAAGAAATCGTGAAGAGGGCCATATCCAGTTATGGAATGACTATTTCAGTGACACTCCAACATATCCTCAACATCTATTCAGACGACGATTTAGAATGAGCAAGcaattgtttatttatattgttgATCGCCTCTCCAATGAAGTTGAATTCTTTCGTCAAAAGAGGGACGGTCTCGGAAGGCTTGGTCTCTCTACACTTCAAAAATGTACGGCAGCTATTCGTGTGTTGGCATATGGTTCTGCGTTTGATGCGGTCGACGAATACCTCAGGCTCGGTGGAAGCACTACTCGGTTATGTCTGCAAAATTTTGTGGAAGCAATAATAAATTTGTTCGGCGATGAGTACTTAAGAAGACCAACACCGGAAGATCTTCAACGTCTACTTCATGTTGGACAGCATCGTGGCTTTCCCGGGATGATAGGAAGCATCGATTGTATGCATTGGAAGTGGAAGAATTGTCCAACCGCTTGGAAAGGGGAATTTTCTCGTGGTTCGGATAAACCCACAGTCGTTTTAGAGGCGGTTGCTTCATATGATCTCTGGATATGGCATGCGTTTTTTGGACTTCCAGGTACCTTAAATGATATTAATGTCCTTGATCGTtcacctgtttttgatgacataATAAATGGTCAAGCCCCGCAAGTGAATTTCTCGGTCAATGGAAGAGTGTACCATTTGGCTTATTATCTAACCGATGGTATTTATCCAAAATGGGCAACTTTTATCCAATCTATTTCACTTCCACAAGGGCTAAAAGCAAGATTATTTGCGAAACGTCAAGAAGCTGCCCGAAAAGATGTCGAGCGTGCTTTCGGAGTTTTGCAAGCTCGATTTGCCATAATTAAAAATCCAGCACGTTCTTGGGATAAAGTCAAGATTGGAAAGATAATGAGAGCATGTATCATACTCCATAATATGATAGTAGAAGACGAACGAGATGAATCCACTACAAATTGGGAAGATAATGTGACCACGAATCAATTTGATGTTTCGGATTTCCAACAAGGAGAAGGCAACGGAAGTTCACATGTCAATCTCGGCTTTTCTCATATTGCCAACAGTATGGATGTGGAAAATGACATTCGTAATAGAAAAGTGCATCAAAAACTGAAAGCTGATTTGGTTGAACATCTATGGAATAAATTTGGTCGTGATGAAGACAACAACTGAGCTTCGATGCCTCTTTGAAATTATTatcgtttatttttataatctttatttttatgtttttatgttaaaatctatgtttaaaatgttatgtttcattctgttttatttaataaataaatttaatatacttaaaaaaatatgtttaaaaacaaatttaatattttttattgttaagcAATTTAATTAAGCAACTACCATTGCACTATTATAATTAGGTGTTTCTTAACTAAGTTgcttatcttaattttaattgttaaaaattcattaatggccCACTTAAGCAACACTTAAGGGTGTTAGCAATGCACATGCTCTAATATTGCTAAAGATTAAGGACACTTCGTGGAAGTCCGGTCATGAAGTCGTACACTGGCGGATAAGTAGACAACAAATAACACTAGTTAAGTACATATTCCACACATAGATAAGCGGTTTATTTTTTGATCTTCTGAATCATTTTAGAGCTTTCAACCAAATATCGTGATCTCATCTTTAtcattttagaaattaaaacaCCACATCATTGATTGAAACTTTCAGTTTCCTGACTGTTCATGAGATTTGAACTCTATCTGCGATGAGACTAGAAGAAAAGTTCAGTTTCTATTCGCTATATGATATATACAGTTTTGCTGAATATACTCCCCGCACTcctttataaaaaaactataacaGAATATGCAATGAATCTCTTTAAATATATTCTAAGTGTGTTTTCTAATGTATCATAAGCAGTTTTGGACGGTTCGTgccattttaatatataattatatatatggttgAGGGATTATCTGTTTCTTTTTGGGGTAGAATCTTGTCATTGCATGCATGATGTCAATAAATAATTTGTCAATCATCTGAAAACTTGCGGTTGAACAAAAAACTTCATATTCAAACgctaaacaaacaaaagaaaacataacatGAACTTTAATTAACTGCGCTATTAAATCTAAATCATTGGACCGATAGTTAGAATCTCAAAGtgtcaaatataatattgttttgaaGACCAAGATGACGTATGTGCTTACATAAATCGTGGTCAACCTTGAATATTATAGTCAGAGCAGACTTCGCACGAACAAATCAACTCCAACACATACCGTCATTTAAATAATTGCCACAAGGTTAATGATTATCCTTGGACAACTTTGACCTAGTATTAAAGTTCAAGAAAAACTTTGACTTACTATTATAttgatatttgtaaattatctctttttttgtcatctgatggtttaaactaaaaacatgaatttttttaCCGAAGGCGACGGAGCCATAAACGGGCAAAGATCCCAGACGAAACTACAAAGGCATGAATAAAACCTAAGGGTGGATTACTCTTAAGTCTTAACCTTAGAAACTTATATTAAAGAACTGAAATAGATGTCCTGttaaattataactttttactTTAGTAATTAATAtggaaattatttaattatatatgtttgacAAGGTGGatgaaaaaatcatattttgcaaatttagaacatctccaaccaattattattttcatttctgAAAGCATATGATTGAGGAAATAAGCTCCAATccatctatatttttttttctaaataaaaattgctatttttttctatttacaGAGATAACATTCTTGTGTTATAGAGTCTTactttatttacaaaataatccttcaattttcaaattttataactataacccaaaacaactatttttttagaaaatattttttaataaacataGAATCacacttttatttatatagtagTTTTTAAAGAGACTTTACTTTATATTaattcataattttatgaaaatcttgtaaaagttaaaaaattatataggcTTTAATTGCAACTTTCATAAATACAAACCATTTGTTGCAAAATTTAAgtaaattctttaaaaaaaaaaattagggacAAAAATAGATGAATACATTTGAAGAGAAACAAACTCAAGTTtcagaattattttattttaagctaaaaaaaaatatattgaaaatggtCTCAGAGTAATTAATCGAATGCTATTCAATTAAATAAAGACATtgctgcaacaaaaaaaaaagaaagataaagtaCGTGTGGTAATCCAAGTTACTCCAACAAACAATTTTAACTCTTAACTTTC is a genomic window containing:
- the LOC130495862 gene encoding uncharacterized protein LOC130495862 gives rise to the protein MSKQLFIYIVDRLSNEVEFFRQKRDGLGRLGLSTLQKCTAAIRVLAYGSAFDAVDEYLRLGGSTTRLCLQNFVEAIINLFGDEYLRRPTPEDLQRLLHVGQHRGFPGMIGSIDCMHWKWKNCPTAWKGEFSRGSDKPTVVLEAVASYDLWIWHAFFGLPGTLNDINVLDRSPVFDDIINGQAPQVNFSVNGRVYHLAYYLTDGIYPKWATFIQSISLPQGLKARLFAKRQEAARKDVERAFGVLQARFAIIKNPARSWDKVKIGKIMRACIILHNMIVEDERDESTTNWEDNVTTNQFDVSDFQQGEGNGSSHVNLGFSHIANSMDVENDIRNRKVHQKLKADLVEHLWNKFGRDEDNN